A single genomic interval of Arthrobacter globiformis harbors:
- a CDS encoding MFS transporter: MSTQLTESAQTRKAVGNILKGSAGNLVEWYDVYIYTAFLAYFQPHFFNSKDPLQGALEGMAVFAVTFLMRPIGSWFFGRYADRKGRKAALTLSVTMMSAGSFFIAILPTKDVIGVWALVLLVFARLVQGFSVGGEYGTSATYMSEAATAKRRGFFSSFQYVTLIGGQMLALLVLVVLQNTLGKEALSEWGWRVPFAIGGVAALVVFWLRRSMEETLSTSQAEAAGASVPGEAQPGTMKLLLTKHWKALLICIGVTLGGTVAFYTYTNFILNFMNNTSGIPKETTSVINFWALFIFMLLQPVYGIISDKIGRKPLLLWFGITGVLFTWPLMSTLAGTKDPMIAFLLMMGGLLIVGGYTSINALVKAELFPASIRALGVGLGYALANSMFGGTVPLIGAALQKSGQVEVLFTYVTVAIGISLLVYIFALKNKKPTHLDREQGTAWSAAPASAARKDDDEDLVNA, from the coding sequence ATGAGCACCCAACTGACCGAGTCGGCCCAGACGAGGAAGGCCGTAGGTAACATCCTCAAAGGCTCCGCCGGCAACCTCGTGGAGTGGTACGACGTCTACATTTACACGGCGTTTCTGGCGTACTTCCAGCCCCACTTCTTCAACTCCAAAGACCCGTTGCAGGGCGCCTTGGAAGGCATGGCGGTCTTCGCCGTCACGTTCTTGATGCGGCCCATCGGCAGCTGGTTCTTCGGCCGCTATGCCGACCGCAAGGGCCGCAAAGCAGCCCTGACGCTCAGCGTGACCATGATGTCGGCGGGGTCGTTCTTCATTGCCATCCTGCCCACCAAGGACGTGATCGGCGTGTGGGCGCTGGTTCTGCTGGTCTTCGCCCGCCTCGTCCAGGGCTTCTCCGTGGGCGGTGAATATGGCACCAGTGCCACTTATATGTCCGAGGCGGCGACGGCGAAGCGCCGCGGATTCTTCTCCAGTTTCCAGTACGTCACCCTGATCGGCGGCCAGATGCTGGCACTGCTGGTTCTCGTGGTCCTGCAGAACACCCTGGGCAAGGAAGCGCTGTCCGAATGGGGCTGGCGCGTTCCATTCGCCATCGGCGGCGTGGCCGCCCTGGTGGTCTTCTGGCTCCGCCGCTCCATGGAGGAAACGCTGTCCACGAGCCAGGCTGAGGCCGCCGGCGCATCGGTGCCGGGCGAGGCGCAGCCGGGCACCATGAAGCTGCTGCTGACGAAACACTGGAAAGCCCTGCTGATCTGCATCGGCGTGACCCTGGGCGGCACGGTGGCGTTCTACACGTACACCAACTTCATCCTGAACTTTATGAACAACACCAGCGGCATCCCTAAGGAAACCACCTCGGTGATCAACTTCTGGGCGCTGTTCATCTTCATGCTCCTGCAGCCGGTCTATGGCATTATTTCGGACAAGATCGGCCGCAAGCCTCTGCTGCTGTGGTTCGGCATCACGGGCGTGCTATTCACCTGGCCGCTGATGTCCACGCTGGCCGGCACCAAGGATCCCATGATCGCGTTCCTGCTGATGATGGGCGGACTCCTGATCGTGGGCGGCTACACCTCGATCAACGCCCTGGTGAAGGCCGAGCTGTTCCCGGCATCCATCCGTGCCCTTGGCGTCGGCCTTGGCTACGCGCTGGCCAACTCGATGTTCGGCGGCACAGTCCCGTTGATCGGCGCCGCGCTGCAGAAGTCCGGCCAAGTGGAAGTCCTCTTCACCTACGTCACGGTGGCCATCGGCATCTCGCTGCTGGTGTACATCTTCGCGCTGAAGAACAAGAAGCCTACGCACCTGGACCGCGAGCAGGGCACTGCCTGGTCCGCCGCCCCGGCCAGCGCTGCACGCAAGGATGACGACGAGGACCTCGTCAACGCCTGA
- a CDS encoding response regulator transcription factor, producing MEVLIVEDDDAMASALDAAVVSAGHKATRVARGADALLVHRRFEVILLDLGLPDLDGLDVLRKLRQVTACPILILTARDDERSVVLGLRSGADDYLVKPVKLVELLARIEAVTRRTGRHGDGQHHSIVLGDLDVDLDRRVAAVGSRVLSLTPTEFQLLALLVRNAGSVVTREQILDALWGDAFLASSRSLDVHLTGLRAKLQLPGFIINVRGVGYRVEGNPA from the coding sequence ATGGAAGTGCTCATCGTCGAGGACGACGACGCCATGGCGTCCGCCCTCGACGCGGCAGTGGTCTCCGCCGGGCACAAGGCCACCAGGGTCGCCCGCGGAGCCGATGCCCTCCTGGTCCACCGGCGGTTCGAAGTGATCCTGCTGGACCTGGGCCTTCCTGACCTCGATGGCCTTGACGTGCTGCGGAAGCTTCGCCAGGTGACGGCCTGCCCCATTCTGATCCTCACGGCCCGGGACGATGAGCGCAGCGTGGTCCTGGGACTGCGCTCCGGGGCAGATGATTATCTGGTCAAGCCCGTGAAACTTGTGGAACTGCTGGCCAGGATCGAAGCCGTCACCCGACGCACAGGCCGCCACGGCGACGGGCAGCACCACAGCATCGTGCTCGGAGACCTCGACGTCGACCTGGACCGACGGGTGGCCGCCGTCGGTTCCAGGGTGCTGTCCTTGACGCCCACGGAATTTCAGCTGCTCGCCCTGTTGGTCCGCAATGCGGGCTCTGTGGTCACGCGCGAACAAATTCTGGACGCCCTCTGGGGCGATGCCTTCCTCGCGTCCTCGAGGTCCCTTGACGTCCATCTCACCGGGTTGCGGGCGAAGCTCCAGCTGCCGGGGTTCATCATCAACGTCCGGGGCGTCGGCTACCGGGTTGAGGGGAACCCTGCGTGA
- a CDS encoding TAXI family TRAP transporter solute-binding subunit: MADTGTPYALPSRRSAIRAGLAIGLSGLLLPAVSACMPDDRGRTVTVAGGEPGGFYLEFSTLLAESLQRHGVVGTAVPQVTGGSLENIQRLLAGDATFAVALADAAAQQASKAPATTPSSASGRIVALGKVYENYVHCLVRRDSGIRTFADLAGKTAAIGEVGSGTSLTAHRIIAASGLSAVGNATGNTAADSPLKEVNLGLNDGLAALTARSVDALFWSGGVPTAAIAAANKEAGLALIDLSALVRETRARYGGFYDRVLIPENSYEGVPGAWTVGVANLLLCREDLDDRIVKRTVELLVGQARELIPQSSLGVQFLSPETLINTAGVPLHPAAASAYRALHG, encoded by the coding sequence ATGGCTGACACCGGCACCCCGTATGCGCTTCCGTCCCGCCGGTCGGCCATCCGGGCGGGGCTGGCAATCGGGCTTTCCGGACTTCTACTGCCGGCCGTCAGTGCCTGCATGCCGGACGATCGCGGGCGCACCGTTACGGTGGCCGGAGGCGAGCCCGGCGGCTTTTACCTGGAGTTTTCAACCCTGCTGGCTGAGTCACTTCAGCGTCACGGTGTGGTGGGTACTGCCGTTCCGCAGGTGACCGGCGGGAGCCTGGAGAACATCCAACGGCTCCTCGCCGGCGACGCCACTTTCGCGGTGGCACTGGCTGATGCTGCGGCGCAGCAGGCGTCGAAAGCTCCGGCGACGACGCCGTCATCGGCGTCCGGCAGGATTGTCGCATTGGGCAAAGTCTACGAAAACTACGTCCATTGCCTGGTGCGGAGGGACAGTGGCATCCGCACTTTCGCGGATCTTGCCGGGAAGACCGCGGCCATCGGAGAGGTTGGCTCGGGTACGTCCCTGACCGCGCACCGCATCATCGCGGCATCCGGCCTGTCCGCCGTTGGAAACGCCACCGGCAACACCGCTGCGGACAGCCCACTCAAGGAAGTGAACCTCGGCCTGAACGACGGACTCGCGGCCCTTACAGCGCGGTCCGTGGATGCCCTTTTCTGGTCCGGTGGTGTACCCACAGCCGCCATCGCTGCCGCTAACAAGGAGGCAGGGCTCGCCTTGATCGACCTGTCGGCACTGGTCCGGGAGACGCGGGCGCGGTACGGCGGCTTTTACGACAGGGTCCTGATCCCGGAGAACAGCTACGAGGGTGTCCCCGGTGCATGGACAGTGGGCGTGGCCAACCTTCTCCTGTGCCGCGAGGATCTGGACGACCGCATTGTGAAAAGAACCGTCGAACTGCTGGTGGGACAGGCCCGGGAACTTATCCCCCAGTCCAGCCTCGGCGTGCAGTTCCTGAGTCCGGAAACGCTGATCAACACTGCAGGCGTGCCGCTGCACCCCGCCGCGGCGTCGGCCTATCGCGCCCTGCACGGCTAG
- a CDS encoding HAMP domain-containing sensor histidine kinase, which produces MRLRVLGILSLLSVLVVIAAAGAILSSASRELTQEVQINRNAALNRFAQVAYDAALDGDSTQLRREMEGYSRLYGEGILIRLQQGTLRSGGLSEDRAEVRDAVSRASLNVSDTDLPTLQPLGSGSEVVSRSFGTASQVLGEAVLEVNLDAARQKLRERWLVVGLAAAVLEALLLLAAARLTGWVLRPVHRLNAAVTELEATGRSSQLPADGPPELRELSRSFSAMAQTVTESIDSQRQLIADTSHQLRNPVGALRLRIDLLQLELQTDRQQAAAAGVVAELERVEELLDGVLKLAAAEHKAFEGSARSAMRPDSRRKPDLIDPFPVLQEEVERAAPAARSSGATLVLEAQQETPLQLACRPDELAHMVGELLTNAIKYAPAARISVAVRRRPGGLAIEVSDDGPGLSAAERAASTGRFWRSPRHRGIPGNGLGMTIVDRLAEANGARLLLEERSPHGLIARIDFPEPKRSLGPAQAPRKESPHG; this is translated from the coding sequence GTGAGGCTCCGCGTCCTGGGCATCCTGAGCCTGCTTTCCGTCCTGGTGGTGATCGCTGCAGCCGGCGCCATTCTGTCCTCCGCGAGCCGGGAACTCACCCAGGAGGTGCAGATCAACCGCAACGCCGCCCTCAACAGGTTCGCCCAGGTGGCCTACGATGCGGCACTGGATGGCGATTCCACCCAGCTGCGGCGGGAGATGGAGGGGTACTCCCGGCTGTACGGCGAAGGGATTCTCATCCGGTTGCAGCAGGGCACACTGCGTTCGGGCGGTTTGAGCGAGGACAGGGCAGAGGTCCGGGACGCGGTTTCGAGGGCCAGCCTGAACGTCAGCGACACTGACCTTCCCACGCTTCAGCCGTTGGGCAGCGGCTCGGAGGTGGTTTCCAGGTCGTTTGGCACCGCCAGCCAGGTACTCGGCGAAGCTGTCCTGGAGGTCAATCTGGACGCGGCCCGCCAGAAACTGCGGGAACGGTGGCTCGTCGTCGGGCTGGCGGCGGCGGTGCTGGAAGCACTGCTCCTCCTGGCGGCCGCCCGGTTGACCGGCTGGGTGCTGCGCCCCGTGCACCGCCTGAACGCAGCGGTGACGGAACTGGAGGCAACGGGCAGGAGCAGCCAGCTGCCCGCGGACGGCCCGCCTGAGCTGAGGGAGCTGAGCAGGTCCTTCAGCGCCATGGCACAAACCGTCACCGAAAGCATCGACTCGCAGCGGCAGCTGATCGCGGACACCTCACACCAGCTCCGCAACCCTGTGGGCGCCCTCCGCCTGAGAATCGACCTGCTGCAGCTGGAACTGCAAACAGACCGGCAGCAGGCCGCCGCCGCAGGGGTAGTGGCAGAACTGGAACGCGTCGAAGAGCTCTTGGACGGCGTACTGAAACTCGCTGCCGCGGAGCACAAGGCGTTCGAAGGCTCGGCCCGCAGCGCCATGCGCCCGGATTCCCGCCGGAAGCCTGATCTCATCGATCCGTTTCCCGTGCTGCAGGAGGAAGTGGAGCGGGCGGCGCCTGCCGCCCGGAGCAGTGGGGCAACGCTGGTGCTTGAGGCGCAGCAGGAGACTCCGCTCCAGCTGGCATGCCGTCCGGACGAGCTGGCGCACATGGTTGGTGAGCTTCTCACCAACGCCATCAAGTACGCGCCGGCCGCCCGCATCTCCGTCGCGGTACGCCGGCGGCCGGGAGGTTTGGCGATCGAGGTGTCCGACGACGGACCCGGACTTTCCGCCGCCGAACGGGCTGCGTCCACCGGCAGGTTCTGGCGTTCTCCCCGGCACCGGGGGATCCCGGGCAACGGCCTGGGCATGACCATCGTGGACAGGCTCGCGGAGGCCAACGGCGCCCGGCTGCTGCTGGAGGAGCGGTCTCCGCACGGACTCATTGCCCGGATAGATTTCCCCGAACCGAAGCGCAGTCTGGGCCCGGCGCAGGCGCCCAGGAAGGAGTCTCCGCATGGCTGA